In a single window of the Debaryomyces hansenii CBS767 chromosome A complete sequence genome:
- a CDS encoding DEHA2A00110p (no similarity) has translation MRRAASYRFGCELFFFMVVNGYHHKSSQRSSQRSSRSGFWTSTTAPSQPFNPALPVLLKPFFERYGDDGVQEPRDEHYMSHEEYEETYAAQFSYEFGSTKDTKLRDVSETPINYDVSDYYFDPQLGLGIHKEIGLVVVFHRDPRKNYIIRSLLFERYAQAIMCKMTSFRGALQLSRAKDELSSKLVLSCEMGEPGLEHARGKLSPQCMPLQAVPIHFGFGCGCGIIRRRYGELSRHSCIQRDSIRPMAFQKFPQRYGLRPANFEVYCPTDDGYVEARARDGPASSSSSSSSSSSSSSLSGTATTVQNHSRTTTVPDSQHHPLVKKILQEVDREIVDIQVKGMKEANFVPKIAQLLVGAMTLFSANINHVNLAGLEVVRLFKGAANNTGRASNNFNRRPSTYFRAVQTYSTCVQYSKYMAELVYMVLMYGPKPAASLALTEMLDKYRDDEVVLEVNSRDYHNLTGYSQFITAEERTRILDQTFTESSLRDIDQLVHWIMDHCIRKEFDENLSVAGDEQQQQPDIDIESDAIAAGILDEDGDDNNETPEVYLEAMNTTMSSSQQQTAAESLASLYYPVYGVNNNAEEEEEQNTSNENAFVVYLGYLGAKYPTKQYCRSLSGICYVAKTCVLLDIIKRARTRRVSLRDAEDPSVVDTGSYRILAQVRTHYTYLGLSLARSEGNLFRLNFSTGDIFNSDNVVVGHTNMISKIFGRLYDLAQETIQDLSNGEELDYSVDNARLSDGMVSFTECVRVPSYSRYKHRLLSIHNNNIDSFRKAHTNLSLILITLLHISCLPARSTEIDRLSVEGTSKEYRGVYFLGPTFGFCYNYNKSANSKDPIIREIGPELSSLFLWYVLVFRRMYVESSRVESSEKLYQFDAMSPDKIRRGVSYWFTYGMNNQREYKFCEVRQILKRCIEFHYTKSVTADLDMYRSVYETIARTSGHSVATSTEHYGTIANYPPSVNAADVLRSRHLGQVWHRSGLRRKFIGFEGEVVEPEGEPGDVDDVASDVSIDPASPVNEEVEEVEPLRDDIGGNPVYADDEVDSISDMLMEIPRIDYNRAVGSDPTPVPPLEPSAVPPSEPPAPSRSVPVSAPDAPPVSVSWNDSSLSPNHASSPYVHQLPGYRPPFSPPYHHAPVSSGFALPPQDAYLGAPLYDAHVSREVLSGARKRHSREKKERKERKMERKRKEKERISKREEDIRKREEKIRKREEKEKIRKREKREKRERKRAEEKREKESAALASPVTPVRTLKVKDVHLYSSATSGRLFRRESPSGPSGPSSPRAMPSGPPTPNSSARRVHPLIYQSSTQSSAVPGSSHPTRVQKQPKQPPSARSLGSPPSFPETPRRSLLSPQHLRQRITESLQASPLGRFFAPSDSPKSVARKGPKIPKNDPVVDDSDYSESDYSDED, from the exons ATGCGGCGCGCTGCAAGTTACCGTTTTGGGTGTgaactttttttttttatggTGGTCAACGGATACCACCATAAACTGAGCCAGCGTCTGAGCCAGCGTCTGAGCCGATCAGGATTCTGGACCAGCACGACTGCGCCGAGCCAGCCATTCAATCCAGCACTTCCAGTCCTCTTAAAGCCA TTTTTCGAACGGTACGGTGATGACGGGGTCCAGGAACCCCGAGACGAACATTACATGCTGCATGAGGAATACGAGGAGACGTACGCAGCGCAATTTAGCTACGAATTCGGGCTGACTAAAGACACCAAGCTCCGTGATGTGTCCGAAACACCCATCAACTATGATGTCAGTGATTACTACTTTGACCCCCAGCTAGGGTTGGGCATCCACAAGGAGATCGGACTTGTGGTGGTGTTCCACCGAGACCCCCGGAAAAACTATATCATCCGGTCGCTTTTATTTGAGAGGTACGCACAGGCCATCATGTGCAAGATGACACTGTTCCGCGGGGCCTTGCAGTTGCTGCGGGCCAAGGACGAGCTCAGTCTGAAGCTTGTGCTCAGTTGCGAGATGGGTGAGCCAGGACTCGAACACGCCCGCGGCAAGCTCAGTCCACAATGCATGCCGCTCCAGGCCGTGCCCATCCACTTTGGTTTTGGCTGCGGCTGCGGCATCATCAGAAGAAGGTATGGCGAGTTGAGTCGCCACTCATGCATCCAACGGGACTCGATCCGACCCATGGCGTTCCAAAAGTTCCCGCAGAGGTATGGTCTCCGGCCTGCCAACTTTGAGGTTTATTGTCCCACCGACGACGGCTATGTGGAGGCCCGCGCCAGGGATGGTCCTgcgtcgtcgtcgtcgtcgtcgtcgtcgtcgtcgtcgtcgtcgtcatTATCAGGGACTGCGACAACCGTCCAGAACCACCTGCGGACAACCACTGTGCCCGACCTGCAGCACCATCCGTTGGTGAAAAAGATTCTCCAGGAGGTGGACCGAGAAATAGTGGACATCCAGGTCAAAGGTATGAAGGAGGCCAATTTTGTTCCAAAGATAGCCCAGCTCTTGGTGGGTGCCATGACACTTTTCAGCGCCAACATCAACCATGTCAATCTTGCGGGACTCGAAGTGGTGCGACTTTTCAAAGGCGCCGCCAATAACACCGGGCGCGCCTCCAATAACTTTAACCGCCGCCCATCTACGTATTTCCGCGCAGTCCAGACATACCTGACGTGCGTGCAGTACAGCAAGTACATGGCCGAGCTAGTATACATGGTATTGATGTATGGACCCAAACCTGCGGCCTCCTTGGCGCTCACTGAGATGCTTGATAAGTATAGAGACGATGAAGTTGTGTTGGAGGTCAATTCCCGTGATTATCACAATTTGACAGGCTACTCGCAGTTCATCACGGCCGAGGAGCGCACGCGGATCTTGGACCAGACGTTTACCGAGTCGTCCCTTCGCGACATCGACCAGCTCGTGCATTGGATCATGGACCACTGCATAAGAAAGGAGTTCGACGAAAACCTTTCTGTGGCGGGGGATgagcagcagcagcagccAGATATCGATATTGAGAGTGATGCCATAGCCGCGGGTATCTTGGATGAGGACGGCGACGACAACAATGAAACCCCAGAGGTGTATTTGGAGGCCATGAACACAACAATGTCGTCCTCGCAGCAGCAAACAGCTGCTGAGTCTTTGGCCAGTTTGTACTATCCGGTCTATGGCGTCAACAATAATgccgaagaagaagaagaacaaaataCGTCAAACGAAAATGCGTTTGTGGTGTACCTCGGGTACCTAGGGGCTAAGTATCCGACCAAGCAGTATTGCCGGTCGTTGAGCGGAATATGCTATGTGGCCAAGACGTGTGTTTTGTTGGATATCATCAAACGGGCGCGCACCCGCCGCGTATCGCTTCGAGACGCTGAGGATCCGTCTGTTGTGGACACCGGTCTGTACCGCATATTGGCCCAGGTGCGCACCCATTATACATATCTCGGGCTATCGTTGGCTCGAAGCGAGGGTAATCTCTTTCGCCTCAACTTTTCCACGGGAGACATCTTCAACAGCGACAACGTGGTTGTGGGCCACACGAATATGATCAGCAAGATATTCGGCCGGTTGTACGACCTTGCACAGGAAACCATCCAGGATTTGTCGAATGGTGAAGAATTGGACTACTCCGTTGACAACGCTCGGCTCAGCGACGGGATGGTTTCGTTTACGGAGTGCGTGAGAGTACCGCTGTATTCGCGATATAAGCACCGATTGCTCTCGATCCATAACAACAACATCGACCTGTTCCGGAAAGCACACACCAACTTGTCGCTCATCCTCATCACGCTCCTCCATATCCTGTGCTTGCCGGCACGGTCAACTGAGATCGACCGATTATCGGTGGAGGGCACGTCCAAGGAGTATCGGGGTGTGTACTTTCTTGGCCCCACGTTTGGGTTTTGCTATAACTATAACAAGTCGGCCAATTCGAAAGACCCCATCATCCGGGAAATCGGTCCTGAATTGTCGTCGTTGTTTTTGTGGTATGTGCTCGTCTTCAGGCGGATGTACGTGGAGCTGTCGCGTGTGGAGAGCAGTGAGAAGTTGTACCAGTTTGATGCGATGCTGCCGGACAAGATCCGGAGAGGAGTCCTGTATTGGTTCACGTACGGCATGAATAACCAGCGCGAGTATAAGTTCTGTGAGGTGCGCCAGATCCTCAAGCGGTGCATCGAGTTCCATTACACCAAAAGCGTGACAGCAGATCTCGACATGTACCGTCTGGTTTACGAGACCATTGCGCGGACCCTGGGCCATTCGGTGGCCACGTCCACGGAGCATTACGGGACGATTGCGAATTATCCGCCATCAGTCAACGCCGCCGATGTGCTCCGGTCCCGTCATTTGGGCCAGGTCTGGCATCGGCTGGGGTTGCGTCGGAAGTTTATCGGTTTCGAGGGTGAGGTTGTTGAGCCGGAGGGTGAGCCGGGTGATGTGGATGACGTGGCATCTGATGTTTCAATTGACCCGGCTAGCCCTGTCAATGAAGAGGTTGAGGAAGTTGAACCCTTGCGTGATGATATTGGCGGGAATCCTGTTTATGCAGATGACGAGGTTGATTCTATTTCGGATATGCTTATGGAAATTCCTCGCATAGATTATAATAGGGCTGTAGGCTCTGATCCTACGCCTGTTCCTCCGCTTGAACCTTCTGCTGTTCCACCTTCTGAACCTCCAGCTCCTTCTCGTTCAGTCCCTGTTTCAGCTCCCGACGCCCCTCCAGTGTCTGTTTCGTGGAACGATTCGAGCCTCTCCCCAAACCACGCTTCGTCCCCTTATGTTCACCAGCTCCCAGGTTATCGTCCTCCCTTCTCACCTCCCTACCACCACGCTCCTGTATCTTCTGGGTTTGCTTTACCTCCGCAAGATGCATATCTAGGCGCGCCGTTATATGATGCGCATGTGTCTCGAGAAGTGCTTCTGGGAGCGAGAAAACGCCATAGTCGAGAAAAAAAGGAAAGAAAAGAGAGAAAAATGGAAAGGAAGAGGAAGGAGAAAGAAAGGATCAGTAAAAGAGAGGAAGATATCAGGAAAAGAGAGGAAAAGATCAGAAAAAGAGaggagaaagaaaagataaGGAAAAGAGAGAAGAGAGAGAAAAGGGAACGAAAACGGGCAGAGGAGAAACgagaaaaagaaagtgCAGCCCTAGCTTCTCCTGTCACCCCAGTCAGGACCCTAAAAGTCAAAGACGTCCATCTATATCTGTCTGCAACGAGTGGACGGTTATTCCGTAGAGAAAGCCCATCAGGCCCCTCAGGCCCCTCAAGTCCTCGAGCCATGCCATCGGGTCCCCCAACGCCGAATCTGAGTGCCAGGCGGGTGCACCCCCTTATCTATCAATCGAGCACGCAAAGCCTGGCCGTTCCTGGGTCTTCCCACCCAACGCGCGTGCAAAAGCAGCCAAAGCAGCCTCCCAGCGCGCGCTCTTTAGGATCGCCTCCCTCGTTTCCCGAGACGCCGCGCCGGTCCTTGCTTTCTCCCCAGCATCTCCGCCAAAGAATAACGGAGAGTTTGCAGGCATCGCCGTTGGGAAGGTTCTTTGCTCCGTCAGATTCCCCTAAAAGCGTTGCTCGGAAAGGGCCCAAGATCCCTAAGAATGATCCTGTGGTAGATGATCTGGATTATCTGGAGCTGGATTATCTGGATGAAGATTAG